A genomic window from Tolypothrix sp. PCC 7910 includes:
- a CDS encoding glycosyltransferase family 2 protein, translating into MNDLARLLSQIVLGWLAIQVFLILVFLWNLRSDQGKLLPDDKLPKTAIVLCLRGADPFLPNCLRALLNQNYPQYDLKLIVDRQEDPAWKIATDTIQELKATNVEISPLRIIRKNCSLKCSSLLQAASDLDDSYQVVALVDADTIVHPNWLRELVSPLNNPHIGATTGNRWYLPTGKYWGSLVRYIWNVSAVVQMYLYGIPWGGTLAVKTEVLRQTGLLDKWSKAFGEDTMMRSVLGKNKLRVKFVPSLLMLNREESDLPSLRYWLQRQLISSRLYHPWWLAVVGDTILTILLPTLLIVLFVAALFTQQWNTAVFCLSCYIGYMLGLLLLVIVLEKEIQQVLHRHGEPITKLAPATIFKIFIGIPFTQWVYGCAMFLSLWMSKVKWRGITYDIKGPWNIRLLDYRPYKIVDQPSDRKLSL; encoded by the coding sequence ATGAACGATTTGGCGAGATTGTTGTCTCAGATTGTACTGGGATGGCTGGCCATTCAGGTATTTTTGATTCTTGTTTTCTTGTGGAATTTGCGTTCTGATCAGGGGAAATTATTGCCAGATGACAAGTTACCCAAAACTGCGATCGTTCTTTGTTTGCGGGGTGCAGATCCTTTTCTGCCTAATTGTTTGCGTGCTTTATTAAATCAGAACTATCCCCAGTATGATTTAAAGCTGATTGTTGATCGTCAAGAAGATCCAGCTTGGAAAATTGCGACTGATACTATCCAAGAGCTAAAAGCAACTAATGTTGAAATTAGCCCTTTGAGAATTATCCGCAAAAACTGTAGCCTGAAGTGCAGTTCTCTACTGCAAGCAGCGTCAGATTTAGATGATTCCTATCAGGTAGTTGCTTTAGTTGATGCTGATACCATCGTTCATCCTAATTGGCTGCGGGAATTAGTCAGCCCTTTAAATAATCCCCACATTGGCGCGACAACTGGTAACCGTTGGTACTTACCTACAGGTAAATATTGGGGTTCTTTAGTACGCTACATCTGGAATGTATCTGCGGTTGTGCAGATGTATTTATATGGGATTCCTTGGGGTGGAACTCTCGCTGTGAAAACGGAAGTACTGCGTCAAACGGGACTTTTAGATAAGTGGAGTAAGGCATTTGGCGAAGATACTATGATGCGTAGTGTCTTAGGCAAAAATAAGTTACGAGTGAAATTTGTACCTTCCTTATTAATGCTAAATCGGGAAGAATCAGATTTACCCAGCTTAAGATACTGGCTACAGCGTCAACTAATATCTTCACGTCTGTATCATCCCTGGTGGTTGGCTGTAGTTGGCGACACGATTTTAACTATATTATTGCCAACTCTGCTAATTGTGTTGTTCGTAGCAGCATTGTTTACCCAACAATGGAACACTGCAGTTTTCTGCTTGAGTTGTTACATTGGCTATATGTTGGGACTTCTCTTGCTGGTAATTGTTTTAGAAAAAGAGATACAGCAAGTCCTGCACCGTCATGGTGAACCGATAACAAAACTCGCACCAGCAACCATCTTCAAAATTTTCATTGGGATTCCCTTTACCCAATGGGTTTATGGTTGTGCCATGTTTCTCTCTCTGTGGATGTCAAAAGTCAAGTGGCGCGGAATCACCTACGATATCAAAGGCCCTTGGAACATTCGCCTCCTCGACTATCGCCCTTATAAAATCGTAGACCAACCAAGCGATCGCAAACTTTCTCTTTGA